Within Vigna unguiculata cultivar IT97K-499-35 chromosome 2, ASM411807v1, whole genome shotgun sequence, the genomic segment CTTTAGTTAAggttgattcaaaacatacgtaagcattatgttcacctttcttttcgaaccaagctctacgctttatgcagtccttctggaaatgtccagacttctcgcagaaatgacatttgtcatttttcttctagaTTTTAgttgaggactcgtcaatcttcagtggtcctttaccctttccatgtttcttagtAACTTTCTTTCGAACagctccttgattcttcacatattaaatagagtggcttcctaagttcttcagtcggGTCTCCTCTTGAACTACCATATTATGCAATTCATGCATattccacttgtctttcatggtgttgtAGTTCATCTGGAACGGACCATACTCAGACGGTAATGAGTTTAGAATGAACTGCAtgagaaaaccttcatccactgCCATTCCTAGAACTTAAGTCTTGTTAcgatatttgtcatctcgatcacatgctcatgcatagTACGCGAACCGTCAAACTTCATGGTGGTCAACGTACTCATCAGTGTCCCAGGGAGATATTTATCAGCAGTTTGTGAgcgctcttccacaaatttcataaattcttttgtgTTATCGATTTTGGGGAGAGTTGACTTAATATTGTttgctatgctcattctcataaatATTAAGCTAAGTCCGTCTGACCTTTCCCAAGCTTTGTAATGGGATTTCTCTTCATTGCTATTGGTATCTGTGATAGCAGCCGACTTTTTAACTTGAAAagctagatcaagatccaacacacTTAAGTCAAATTGGACTTGTTCACTCTAGTCAAGaaaattcaacccattaaagactgGAACAGACGTAGCATGCGAGTGTAAAGATACCGGAACAGAgactgcaattaacacatgcctaacattaatgctttgagtcataaaactaaatgtaaaaacagattcagacataaataatcattttatgcatactaatgttctcctttgggagatccaataatacacaaacataaacataatgatgttaatcatattataacataattgatacttaaaatatgcatcaactaaaatcacctactacctttgggtatataaataaaactagtgacacatacaaaattatctactatcatgttcattaattatgagaacaattaatcaacctttgggcgATCCTGAAATgccttataattaatgaattagggtttaggatttaattattcataaattagCATCTATAGTATgggtaattgaaataaaatctttaataatttgaaatcacaaaaactttaaaattttggccactttggtgactaacaaaatttatcatacttgatttcaaataaataattacacatttaattgctgtaaactttatatagcattctcattaattttaatttaacaataacaaacatacatattattgtaaattaaaataaaattattcatataatatcaGAATTTCATCTTCATGGTAATGATCAACAATTGATGTCTCGGGAGAGGAAATGTGTGAATACAGAAGCAAAACAGAGAATAGGGAAAAAAAAGGCAATGAGAAGCTGCGAGAAGAAAAACTTTACTAATTGTGTTACTGTTgcacaaaagtaaaaaaaaagtatttatacatGGATAAAATACTTATAACCGACAGTAATCAAAACTTATTAAAGCTAAGAGCCCCCCTCAAGCTGGGAGTACAAGTTTAACATTCCCAGCTTGAAACATATACTATTGAAATCAACAGGAGGCAAAGGCTTAGTAAGAATGTCAGCAAGTTGTGATTTGCTTGACACAGGCAGAAGCTTCAGCAATCCATTGTTTATCTTTTCCCTCACAATATGACAATCTATCTCTATGTGCTTAGTTCTCTCGTGCATGACTTGATTAGATGCAATTTGGATAGCCGATTGATTATCGCAGTAAAGGACAGCAGGACTCCTATGATTAATTCCAATATCATCAAGTAGGTATTTTAACCATTGAATCTCACAAGTTGTGGCAGCAAGGGCCCTATATTCAGCCTCAGTTGAACTTCTAGAAACAGTAGGCTGCTTCTTTGAACGCCATGAAACAGGAGAATTCCCAAAGTATATAATGTAACCTGTCACAGACTTTCTTGTCTCTACACATCCAGCCCAGTCTGAGTCACTATACCCCTTCAATTGAGCTTCACTGTTGGCAGCAAGGAAGATACCATTTCCTGGAGTTTTCTTCAAATACCTTAGGATTCTCATGGCAGCTTGTTAATGTATACTAGTTGGTGCAGAAACAAATTGGCTTAGATGTTGGACAGCATGGGTGATATCGGGTCGTGTATTTGTCAGGTATATAAGCTTCCCTATCAGTCTTCTATAAGAAGAAGGATCAGGAAGGATGTCTCCCATATCAGCAGCAAGCTTGTGATTCATAGGAGTGATGGCTGGAGCGCAGTTCATCATTCCTGCATCTTCAAGAAGatctaaaacatattttctttgacACAAATGAATTCCTATTTTATTTCTAGCAACCTCTAATCcaagaaaatatgttaaatctccaaggtttttaattttgaaagtttCATTAAGGAGGTGTGTCAGCTTTTCTATCTCAACTGCATCATTTCCAACCAAAATTATGTCATCCACATAAACTAATGCAATAGTTATACTATTGTCAGTACGTCTAAGAAACAATGAGTGATCAGCATTAGATCTAGCATAACCTTGCAAGATAAGGAAAGAAGACAGTTTTTCATACCATTGTCTGCTGGCTTGTCTTAGCCCATAAAGAGACTTATTTAATTTGCAAACCTGTCCAGCACTGCTGTCCATACCTGGTGGAACCTGCATATAAATTTCCTCATGCAATTCTCCATGCAAGAATGCATTATTCACATCTAACTGCTTAAGGTGCCAGTCATTCACAGCAGCAATAGAAAGTAAAAGTCTAATAGTGGTAAGTTTGGCTACAAGGGAAAAGGTGTCAAGAAAATCTAGACCCTCTAACTGGGTATAACCCTTAGCAACAAGCCTAGCCTTGTATCTATCTATGCTCCCATCAGCCTTCCTTTTGATTTTATAAACCCACCTACACCCTATAGCAATCTTACTTTGTGGCAAAGTAGTGACAGTCCAGGTATTATTACTTTCTAAAGCACTAATCTCATTATGCATGGCTTCTATCCAATAAGAATGTTTACAGGCTTCATTATAGCTTCCTGGTTCACGGTCAGCATCAATGGAAttaacaacatttttaaaactCAAAGACAGTTTGTCATAACGCATGAAAGAGGAGATAGGATACTTGCTACTTAAAACGTTTTTATTGCTAGCAGAGTTGATAGTTACCTCATAATCCTTAAGATAGGAAGGCAGATTTCTAACCCGTGTGGTGTGAGTGTCTTCCTGAATAAAGTCTGAACTGGTGCTTGGATCTTTATCAGCAGCTGATTGGTCTCCATCTGACAAAGGAGCTTCACTGTCACCACAGTAATCAAAACTGTTGTACATAGGTAAGGGAAGTTGTTGTCTATCCTCATTGTCATCATCACGTTTCCTATAGGGAAAAACAGTTTCATAGAAAAGCACATTTCTGGATATAGTGACACTgtgatttttcaaattaaaaactaaatatccCTTTGTGTTGGGCTTATATCCCAAAAACAATCCAGGACTGGCTCTAGGATCAAGTTTCTTCCTCTGTGCAGTAAGAGTACCGGTATAACATAAACAACCAAACACTTTAATATCAGAAATGTCACTCAACTTATCATACAATTTTTCATAAGGTGAAACATTATTAAGATATGGAGTGGGAATTCTATTTATGAGATAAACAGCATGTTTCACAGCAAAACACCAAAACTGTTCACATAAGTTTCCTTGAAAGAGTAAAGATCTAGCCACATTAAGAATGTGTTGATGCTTTCTTTCAGCTATGGCATTTTGCTCGGGTGTCTCAACACAAGTGGTTTGATGAATGATGCCACGGGAAGCATAAAAACTATCCATTTTAAATTCCATACCGTTATCAGATCTTATGCATTTAACTACTTTCTCAAATTGAGTCATCACAAGTTCGATAAAATTAATCAAGCAATTCCTAACTTcagatttatttttcaagaGAATTACCCAAGTATAACGTGTGTAGTCGTCAACAATGGTCAAAAAATACCTATTTCCATTCATTGAAACACTGGGACAAGGTCCCCATATATCCACATGAATCAAGTCAAATTGGCACTCAACCCTAGATTTGCTATTAACAAAGGGAAGTTTTCTCTGTTTTGCCAGATGGCAAGTGTTACAAACAAAATCATTTCTACTACTAATAAAACGATATTGCCTCTTCATTATTTCAAGTCTGCCAGCAGACAAATGTCCCATCCTTAAATGCCATATATCAGCATCATCATAAAGAGAAGTAACATTCAGGCAGCAAGAATCAGTATTTTCCAAACTAACAACATATAATCCAGCGTCAACATCAACTATACCAATCCTCTCTTTGGTCTTTATGTCctgaattatataatattttgaaaagaaaattagttcaaaattgtGGTTGGAAACCAACCGTGATACAGAAATAAGGTTGTAGTTAAAGTCTGGAATGTATAAAACATCTTGAAGAAAAAGTTTTTCACTAATTTTAACAACTCCTTTGTGAGTAGCCCTAACATTCCTTCCATTAGGCAGTTTAACCATGACAGGAATGACAGGATAGTAAGACAGAAAATTATCTATGCAACAGGATACATGATCTGTTGCACCAGAGTCAAGGATCCAACAACTTTTATCTCTATTAAAGCTGTTAACCGTAAAGACTTTACCTCCAAGCTTACCATTCACACAAGTGTTGATGGAGCTAACTTGATTATTTGTGGGTTCAATGTTACCATCAGTCTCAGACTTCTGTATCATCTTCAAAAGGGTTCGATATTGCTGTTGTGAAAGTTTCAGATCACCAGTACTGTCAGAATTGTGTGGCACTCCAAAACCATTTCCTGCATTCTCATTGGCATTTTCTCGTACAGCTTCAATGCTATTCGCACTATTCCCAACAGCTACCCTTGAATTATTGGATTTGAACCCAGGAGGAAACCCGTGTTTCCTGTAACAATTATCCACAGTATGACCTGTTCTTCCACAATGCACACACATCTTCTTGcccttatttttgttttcttgactAGGAAACCCATGTTTTCTATAGCATACAGCCTCTGCGTGTCCTGGACGCCCACAAAAATGACAAGCATTGGAATTGACAGAATTTATGGAGCTAACATTGTTAACTTTGGACTCATTCTGGACAGCGTCTCCATTGAGTTGCCTCTCCTGCTGCAACACATAAGAGAAAATCTTGGCTATGGTAGGTATGGGCTCCATTAACAGAACATGAGACTTCACATTAGAGTATTGATCATTCAACCCGTTCAGAAACTGCATAGCCTGGTCCTCTCTCTTTCGTTGACAAATTAGGGAAAGAACTCCACATGGACACTTCTCCTTGCAGGAACACACAGGGTCGGGGCAAAAATTGTCCAACTTGTCCCACATGATACGTAGCTTGGTAAAGTACTCTGTGATAGTAAGGTCGCCCTGTTTAAGGGCAGCAGCGTTAGCCTTCAATTCAGAGATGCGAAACAAATTTCCTTGGAAGTATCTGGACCTTAAATCATTCCAGATGTCCTCCGCATTTTCCATCCACAACACACTTTGACGAATTTGTTCAGAAACCGAGTGAATAATCCAAGAAACCACCATCTTGTTGCATCTTCTCCAAGAAGCATAATCTTTATCTTCCCTTTTTGGTTCAGACAATGTCCCGTCCACAAACTCCAGCTTATTCTTTGCGCTTAACGCAGTCTCCATCGCTCTGCTCCAAGAATGGTAATTGTTACCATCAAGAATTGGAGAAACGAGACAAGTGGCTGGATTTTCGCTAGGGTGAATGTACAAGTAACTATCCACAGATGTGGCTTGAATCTTTTCTTCTGCCATCGATGAAAGAAGATAAAGGAGAAGCAAAGCTCTTCGACAAGAATCTAGGGCAAGAATCGAAGAAAAAGACGAAGAATCCAGAAGAGAAAGAATCAATCAAAGATGGCGCAGCAGAGCTCTTCCTACgaagagctctgataccatatcaGAATTTCATCTTCATGGTAATGATCAACAATTGATGTCTCGGGAGAGGAAATGTGTGAATACAGAAGCAAAACAGAGAATAGGGAAAAAAAAGGCAATGAGAAGCTGCGAGAAGAAAAACTTTACTAATTGTGTTACTGTTgcacaaaagtaaaaaaaaaagtatttatacatGGATAAAATACTTATAACCGACAGTAATCAAAACTTATTAAAGCtaagatataataaaaacattatatgccaatatatcattatatggttatatgtaaaaaaaaaactaaaaccagTAACCCCGTAATTGAATGGCACGTacattcctttaatttcaaataaataaaatagcgTAAGGAGAAAAGGAATTGGAACTTCCAATTGGCACACATTCACATAACATTTTCATTCGTTACATTTCATTCTAAATTAAAAGCTCATGCATTCACATAAAAACGGATCATGTGAACTTCATCATGCATGCATTGTTCAAATCATGGGAAAGCTTTTCCAATTTGCAATTAAACCACGCATCAAAGTTTTCACCAAAACCAATTTCATGCCATTGAGAATGTTTTTTAACACGCGGCTTCCAATCAAAAGAGAAGCGGTTCTTTTTTACATAAACGAAgctgaaaaatattaaaacccCTAAATtctataattagggttcatcaAAAAATTTGGGAACAAActtaaattagggtttataacaTTAGGGGAAAACATCATAAAGgagaaacatcacataataggagaatcataaatcctacaacactactctgataccacatgtaaaacAATTAAGGTTCTTTAGAATTTAGGATTCTCAcacgataaaacataatagagcacttttattgaataaaacgtaaaatattaaataaaaaccaaaaaataaaataacaataaaatataaaataaaataaaataaaaacatgataatgtcaATTATTATATACGACATGTTCATATGGACATTAGTCATATCTTATCTCCTTGAAGCAAGTGTCAATGTAATAATTCCATGTCCAAGGAGCTTACTTTAACCCATAGACACATGTTAGCCAGGTGTCAATCAAATGTTCAAATCTTTTAATCCACTTAGCATGGTTGTTAGACACGTCAACTAAAAGTTAACATTGTTATCTCTACATGATTTACTCCATGCATTAATTAATAAGGTATGAAGATCAATTTTATATgacctttttaaaataaatgaattccaattttacaTGTAAGTAGAGAGGCTaaagacatatttaatatttttattaatatacaattttagtgtcaatgaaaatataattgtgtttaaatattacaattatcaaaatcaaataattttagttCATTGTTTTTGCaatataaaaatgtcaatttaaactattattattattagaaataattattaatattattattattattattattattaatttatctaaGTGTAATTAACCGTTAAAAAACTTGACAATGAACTAATCTCTTACTATTCTTTCATGTTGGTTTAGTTATTACTAGGTAGTTACAAAGTATATAGAcgtgtttgtattatttttattcggataaataaaatttattttaaaagatctAAAATTATGTACTAAGAAATAAGGgggaaaataataattttaaattaaaataaataaaacaaacaaaaatggaTTGTTTTGTTTGGTTCAAACTTTTCTAAAATAAGAGAGATAACTTTCATTTTTatacttgtttttttcttttttggccTCAATTCTTACCTAATTAGACCATTAttcactacaacaaaaacaatttttattaaaggtTATTTATGGCATTTCCGGGGGTTTTAACCCCTGTTAAAGGAGTTTCCGACGGTTTGTTTTTTCCCTAGAAAAATCAGCGTCGTTAACAGATTACCGACAGTTTTCACTAACCCTTGGTAAAGCAGCACTTACCGGCAGTTTTGAAACCCTTGGTAATTATCGGCGGTTTCAAACCCCTGGTAATTACTTGCGGTTTCAAAACCTTTGGTAATTACAGGCAGTTTTGAAACCCCTAGTAATTACCGGCGATTTTGAAACCCCTGGTAATTACCGGCAATTTCGAAACCCTGGTAATTATAGGCGGTTTCGAAACCCTTGATAATTACCGACGGTTTCGAAACCCCTGGTAATCCCTGGtatttatctaatattttaaaaccctTAGTACCTATTTCTTGTATGTagttttaaatcttttatactGTATAATAGTATTGAAAGTTCATTCTTTACCCCTACAAtgcaattcattatttattgatgtttttactttttaaattcccttaattttatttattatactttttgagTGCCTATAATTCATACAACATATGATATGAAAAAATTCtaacatttagatatttgtttataactagatataacattcataaaaacAAGGAACATAGTCTATaagttcaaaataaataataaagtttaaacattcaaactactgaaatattataatatctttgttatacttgttataaagtcaaataaaatgaaagtctaATAAGATTCTTCTGTATCAATCTTGATCTGAGTCATTTGTTTCTCCATTTGGTTGatgttttcttcatcttctggtggtctttaaaaaataagacaaacacATATGTTAGTATCACGTAATATGTAAAGTCAAAGCTCATAACacattgataatatatataatataatatttgacaGTTTTTTTCTGAGTGGATGGTTTTATAAGCCGCCACCTTTGACAGTTAATAAAACATAGTATTGACCAAAGAATTCATCTCATTACATAATTACATAAGTGTGGTGAAATAGCTCCAactattaattgattttaatataaagtGTAACAGGTAAaccaaatattttctattttaacataccatttaattttaatttcttaattataatgGTACTCATTAACATCTCACACACCTTGAAACATAGGTCACGCAGTCTTTGATTCCTGACTgaaaatatcttgaaattccAAGACGATCAAGTCTGTCGAAGATCCATGTGTGTTCAAACAAATCCATCGGGTAGACATTAGGAACTGCATGTAAAACACATAAATATTATGTAAcggaattattttattttactcgCAAATTTGTCTCTGCTTTTTCTTGTCAATCTAACTAATAAAGATatcttgataaaaataattcttattttgatatttttaattagaggAAAAAAGAAGTAAACATGTCCAAATAAGTTATAACGTAAAAACCATTTATGCTTGAATCTCAAACCTTCGTATATGTTTATGCATGGGAAAACTaaagtattatttaaataatatttataatatcattCCAAATATTTggttatatataatgtatttactaaaaacaagaaaaaaaatattactatttgaTTTGAAGTATATACATATAAACAAGTGTACGTAGGGTGTGTTCAAGCATGGGTGAAAAtggtaataaattatttatttgtctttAAAGTCAATTCACAAGTCAGCAGTTCCACGATCAATTGGAACATTCCATACCTCAGCAGCTAAATACTCATGTAAGATCCCACCAATGCACTCAACTAAATAACTCCTTACACCTTTATCCTTGGGCATCTTCCAGAAAGAAGTATGAAATGCACAATTATGAAATATACTAGCAAAATCATTACTTGCTCGTTCCGATATACCAAATATTATCTCATTTAGCATGCATGCAGCTGTGCTAGCTTGCCTCAATAACTGTCCAGAACCATGCCTGTCATACCAAGACTGCCAGCGACAAACAAAGGTAATACAAGTAAATCCAGGTTAAAGATAAACACTGTAAGGGATATGACAAAAAGAACATTGAATTGAAAATCACCTACCACTAAAGATAAACCCACAAATCGGAGAATCCCGGCAAGAGGTTGGTATAACTTAAGACTACCAACATAACTAAACCAATGGGGCATGAGAAGAAGCTCATAGTTATTTTGAGCACCTTTCACAGGTTTTTCTATACTCTTTTCCTCAATAAGCCTGCATTTAGGGAGTTCAGATAAGCCAGAACTTACAAGAGAGGGGCTATAATTGAAGAAATTAGCTCCAGATTTCAACTCCGCAATGGAGGGAAGATATCCCAGGGCAGATGATCTTTCTGTTGAAGTGAGTTTTCTGAGCGAACCAGAAAACACTGAATTATGGCTTAGACATGCAGCAAATAAATCAAGGAATCTAGCAGCTTCAACCTA encodes:
- the LOC114173767 gene encoding uncharacterized protein LOC114173767, which gives rise to MPHWFSYVGSLKLYQPLAGILRFVGLSLVSWYDRHGSGQLLRQASTAACMLNEIIFGISERASNDFASIFHNCAFHTSFWKMPKDKGVRSYLVECIGGILHEYLAAEFLMSTRWICLNTHGSSTDLIVLEFQDIFSQESKTA